One segment of Stappia sp. 28M-7 DNA contains the following:
- a CDS encoding isochorismatase family protein, with protein sequence MSADTALIVVDAQESFRHRSYFREDGLGLYLERQQALIDGAAAAGIPMVQVFHVEETGPFSEGSGFVVPLSPLRLTADAVFRKRRHSALVGSGLDVWLTERGIRRLIVSGIRTEQCCETTTRHASDLGYEVDFVGEATLTFPMVDAAGREWSAAEIRARSELVLAGRFARIATVEEALAAATAGRLAA encoded by the coding sequence ATGTCCGCAGATACCGCTCTCATCGTCGTCGATGCCCAGGAGTCCTTTCGCCACCGGTCCTACTTCCGCGAAGACGGGCTCGGCCTCTATCTGGAGCGCCAGCAGGCGCTGATCGACGGCGCCGCCGCCGCCGGCATCCCGATGGTGCAGGTCTTCCATGTGGAAGAGACCGGCCCGTTCTCGGAAGGCTCCGGCTTCGTCGTGCCGCTGTCCCCGCTGCGCCTTACCGCCGATGCGGTCTTCCGCAAGCGGCGCCACAGCGCGCTGGTCGGCAGCGGCCTTGATGTCTGGCTGACCGAGCGCGGCATCCGCCGGCTGATCGTCTCGGGCATCCGCACCGAGCAGTGCTGCGAGACCACCACGCGCCATGCCTCGGATCTCGGATACGAGGTCGATTTCGTCGGCGAGGCGACGCTGACCTTCCCGATGGTCGATGCGGCGGGGCGCGAGTGGAGCGCCGCCGAAATCCGCGCCCGCAGCGAGCTGGTGCTTGCCGGCCGCTTCGCCCGCATCGCCACGGTGGAGGAGGCGCTGGCTGCCGCCACGGCGGGCCGGCTCGCCGCATGA
- a CDS encoding GlxA family transcriptional regulator: MNEAARVRTIPVFVVVPPRALLLDIAGPVEVLRKANMEQAQLRFDVAYVGPAADVTSSVGLAVTGIAPLPDALPVGAMVVVSGAADRPLGSETDTRKDDAPLEAEIAGWLRRVVRPGIRLVTICSGALLAARAGLLEGCECTTHHAAIEDLRRAAPTARVRDNRLFVEDGERLTSAGITAGIDLMLAIVAREAGHDVALAVARYLVVYLRRGGADPQLSPWLEGRNHIHPAIHRVQDAVAGDPARAWTVAALARLAATSPRNLSRLFNEHTGLSVTDFVNRMRIALAREMVLGSRLDMEEIAARAGFSSARQFRRAWNRLHPASPTSLRAAAS; this comes from the coding sequence ATGAACGAGGCAGCGCGCGTGCGGACCATACCCGTCTTCGTCGTGGTTCCCCCGCGCGCGCTGCTGCTCGACATTGCCGGCCCGGTCGAGGTGCTGCGCAAGGCCAACATGGAGCAGGCGCAGCTGCGCTTCGACGTCGCCTATGTCGGCCCGGCAGCGGACGTTACCAGCTCCGTCGGCCTTGCCGTCACCGGCATCGCGCCGCTGCCCGATGCCTTGCCCGTCGGGGCTATGGTGGTGGTCTCGGGCGCGGCCGACAGGCCGCTGGGGAGCGAGACCGATACGCGCAAGGACGACGCGCCGCTGGAGGCGGAGATCGCCGGCTGGCTGCGCCGGGTGGTGCGCCCCGGCATCCGGCTGGTGACGATCTGTTCCGGCGCGCTGCTTGCCGCCCGTGCCGGCCTGCTGGAAGGCTGCGAATGCACCACCCATCACGCGGCGATCGAGGATCTGCGCCGCGCCGCGCCCACCGCGCGGGTGCGCGACAACCGCCTGTTCGTGGAGGACGGCGAGCGGCTGACCAGCGCCGGCATCACCGCCGGCATCGATCTGATGCTGGCCATCGTCGCGCGCGAGGCCGGCCACGACGTGGCGCTGGCGGTCGCGCGCTATCTCGTCGTCTATCTGCGGCGCGGCGGCGCCGACCCGCAGCTTTCGCCCTGGCTGGAAGGGCGCAACCATATCCATCCTGCCATCCACCGGGTGCAGGACGCGGTCGCCGGCGATCCGGCCCGCGCCTGGACCGTCGCCGCGCTCGCCCGCCTTGCCGCCACCAGCCCGCGCAACCTCTCGCGCCTGTTCAACGAGCATACCGGGCTCAGCGTCACCGACTTCGTCAACCGCATGCGCATCGCGCTGGCGCGCGAGATGGTGCTCGGCTCGCGGCTCGACATGGAGGAGATCGCCGCGCGTGCCGGCTTTTCCTCCGCCCGCCAGTTCCGCCGCGCCTGGAACCGGCTGCATCCCGCCTCGCCGACCAGCCTGCGCGCTGCCGCCTCCTGA
- a CDS encoding phosphotransferase family protein translates to MSGPGFDTGRLAARLDAELGPAETGTTLERIGGGQSNPSFFLDRGHERYVLRKQPGGPILRGAHAIDREYRVLQALAPTGVPVPRPVLYCEDAEVIGTPFYLMERVEGRVFTDTSLQELPASERRAIWMAAAEAMAAMHAIVPEEVGLGDYGKPGNYFERQISRWDRQYRQSELAPIPAIEVLFDWLSANQPADDGRVSLCHGDFRLGNLMFHPSEPKVVAILDWELSTLGHPLADLGFCCMPWHTAPEEYGGLLGIDLAAMQLPQEDEFVACYMQAAPGSPPLLPFHKAFALYRFAVIFVGIAERARLGNASDPEAAKLAPLAERFALRALEIAEGRPHAL, encoded by the coding sequence ATGAGCGGACCCGGCTTCGATACGGGGAGGCTCGCCGCGCGGCTCGATGCCGAGCTCGGCCCCGCGGAAACGGGGACAACGCTGGAGCGGATCGGCGGCGGCCAGTCCAACCCGTCCTTCTTCCTGGACCGGGGACACGAACGCTACGTGCTGCGCAAGCAGCCGGGCGGGCCGATCCTGCGCGGGGCCCATGCCATCGACCGGGAATATCGGGTGCTGCAGGCGCTGGCGCCGACCGGCGTGCCGGTGCCGAGGCCGGTGCTCTATTGCGAGGACGCCGAGGTGATCGGCACGCCGTTCTACCTGATGGAACGGGTCGAGGGGCGCGTCTTCACCGACACCTCGCTGCAGGAACTCCCGGCAAGCGAGCGCCGCGCCATCTGGATGGCGGCGGCCGAGGCGATGGCGGCGATGCACGCCATCGTGCCGGAGGAGGTCGGCCTTGGCGACTACGGCAAGCCGGGCAACTATTTCGAGCGGCAGATCAGCCGATGGGACCGGCAATATCGCCAGTCGGAGCTGGCACCCATCCCCGCCATCGAGGTGCTGTTCGACTGGCTGAGCGCCAACCAGCCGGCGGACGACGGGCGCGTGTCGCTGTGCCATGGCGATTTCCGGCTCGGCAACCTGATGTTCCACCCAAGCGAACCCAAGGTGGTGGCGATCCTCGACTGGGAGCTGTCGACGCTCGGCCATCCGCTGGCCGACCTCGGCTTCTGCTGCATGCCCTGGCACACCGCGCCTGAGGAATATGGCGGGCTGCTGGGCATCGACCTTGCCGCGATGCAATTGCCACAGGAGGACGAGTTCGTCGCCTGCTACATGCAGGCGGCCCCCGGCTCGCCCCCGCTCCTGCCCTTCCACAAGGCCTTCGCGCTCTACCGCTTCGCCGTGATCTTCGTCGGCATCGCCGAACGGGCACGGCTCGGCAATGCCTCCGATCCGGAGGCCGCGAAACTGGCCCCGCTCGCCGAGCGCTTCGCGCTCAGGGCGCTGGAGATCGCCGAGGGGCGGCCGCACGCGCTCTAA
- a CDS encoding acyl-CoA dehydrogenase family protein: protein MDFTLSPEIAGLRAEIAAFVEEHLIPLESDPASYDAHENIAPDVLAKMRSKAREQGLWCLQLSRENGGRGVGKMGMAVCYEEMNRSIFGPVVFNSAAPDDGNMMMLEALGTPEQKERWLAPIAQGKVRSAFVMTEPHPGGGSDPGMMQTRAVREGDDYVVTGHKWFITGAEDAAHFVLIARTSDDARAGHTAFLFHRDQPGWEIIRRIPIMGPEEHGGHCELRFDGLRIPAENVLIGEGRGLKATQTRLGPARLTHCMRWLGLSKRCVEIAREYASKRMGFGVRLADRESVQVMLGELAMQIEIGRMLVMKAAWEIDRGGYAQKEVSMAKVHVANLLHKAADTAIQINGARGYSKDTVLEWIYRYARQARLVDGADEVHKMVLYRHLEKDGRDAWRWETGE, encoded by the coding sequence ATGGATTTCACCCTTTCCCCCGAGATCGCCGGCCTGCGCGCCGAGATCGCCGCCTTCGTCGAGGAGCACCTGATCCCGCTGGAGAGCGATCCGGCCTCCTACGACGCGCACGAGAACATCGCCCCGGATGTGCTGGCGAAGATGCGCTCCAAGGCCCGCGAGCAGGGCCTGTGGTGCCTGCAGCTGTCGCGCGAGAACGGCGGGCGCGGCGTCGGCAAGATGGGGATGGCCGTGTGCTACGAGGAGATGAACCGGTCGATCTTCGGGCCGGTCGTCTTCAACTCCGCCGCGCCCGACGACGGCAACATGATGATGCTGGAAGCGCTCGGCACGCCGGAGCAGAAGGAGCGGTGGCTGGCGCCGATCGCGCAGGGCAAGGTGCGCTCGGCCTTCGTGATGACCGAGCCGCATCCGGGCGGGGGCTCCGACCCCGGCATGATGCAGACCCGCGCCGTGCGCGAGGGCGACGACTATGTGGTCACCGGGCACAAGTGGTTCATCACCGGCGCGGAGGATGCGGCGCATTTCGTGCTGATCGCCCGCACCTCGGACGATGCACGCGCCGGCCACACCGCCTTCCTGTTCCACCGCGACCAGCCGGGCTGGGAAATCATCCGGCGCATTCCGATCATGGGACCGGAAGAGCATGGCGGGCATTGCGAGCTGCGCTTCGACGGGCTTCGCATCCCGGCGGAGAACGTGCTGATCGGCGAAGGACGGGGCCTGAAGGCGACACAGACGCGGCTCGGGCCGGCGCGCCTGACCCACTGCATGCGCTGGCTCGGCCTGTCGAAGCGCTGCGTCGAGATCGCCCGCGAATACGCCAGCAAGCGGATGGGCTTCGGCGTGCGGCTGGCCGACCGGGAAAGCGTGCAGGTGATGCTCGGCGAACTGGCGATGCAGATCGAGATCGGCCGCATGCTGGTGATGAAGGCCGCCTGGGAGATCGACCGGGGCGGCTACGCCCAGAAGGAAGTGTCGATGGCCAAGGTGCATGTCGCCAACCTGCTGCACAAGGCGGCCGACACGGCGATCCAGATCAACGGCGCGCGCGGCTATTCCAAGGACACCGTGCTGGAATGGATCTACCGCTACGCCCGCCAGGCGCGGCTGGTCGACGGCGCCGACGAGGTGCACAAGATGGTGCTCTATCGGCACCTGGAAAAGGACGGGCGCGACGCCTGGCGCTGGGAGACCGGAGAATGA
- a CDS encoding SDR family NAD(P)-dependent oxidoreductase: MDLRLDGKRALVTGASSGLGEHFAKVLAEAGASVTLAARRLDKVEANAAALREAGHDAEAAEMNVADADSVAALFAGRAPFDILINNAGVSGAGAALSMTAEEFAGVIDTNLTGAFAVARAAAAGMREAGGGSIVNIASILGLRVSGHLAAYTASKAGLVQLTKALALEWARYGIRVNALCPGYIETPINAEFFATEAGKALIGRIPQRRLGSQGDLDAPLLLLASDRSAYMTGSVIAVDGGHLVSGL; the protein is encoded by the coding sequence ATGGACTTGCGGCTTGACGGAAAGCGGGCGCTGGTCACCGGCGCCTCGAGCGGGCTCGGCGAGCATTTCGCCAAGGTGCTGGCGGAGGCCGGCGCCAGCGTGACGCTGGCGGCGCGGCGTCTCGACAAGGTGGAGGCGAATGCCGCCGCCCTGCGCGAGGCGGGGCACGACGCCGAGGCGGCGGAGATGAATGTCGCCGACGCGGACAGCGTCGCGGCGCTGTTCGCCGGGCGCGCGCCCTTCGACATCCTTATCAACAATGCGGGCGTTTCCGGCGCGGGCGCCGCGCTTTCCATGACGGCGGAGGAGTTTGCCGGCGTCATCGACACCAACCTGACCGGCGCCTTCGCGGTGGCGCGGGCGGCGGCGGCTGGCATGCGCGAGGCGGGCGGCGGCTCCATCGTCAACATCGCCTCGATCCTGGGCCTGCGCGTCTCCGGCCATCTTGCCGCCTATACCGCTTCCAAGGCAGGGCTGGTACAGCTGACCAAGGCGCTGGCGCTGGAGTGGGCGCGCTACGGCATTCGCGTCAACGCGCTGTGCCCGGGCTATATTGAGACGCCGATCAATGCCGAATTCTTCGCCACCGAGGCGGGCAAGGCGCTGATCGGCCGCATCCCGCAGCGGCGGCTGGGATCGCAGGGCGATCTCGACGCACCGCTGCTGCTGCTGGCCAGCGACCGGTCCGCCTACATGACGGGCTCGGTCATTGCGGTGGACGGCGGTCATCTGGTTTCTGGATTGTGA
- a CDS encoding thiamine pyrophosphate-binding protein yields the protein MSEQQDLNRDEDSVAAWIAEALQRRGVTRVFGLQGGHIQPIWDHLGRRGVEIIDVRDEGAAIHMAQAHAELTGGLGVAMATAGPGVTNCVTGMANASLARTPVLLIGGCTSRPQANMGPLQDIPHVDILRPVTRYARTARVADQVLRELDEAMARAFGAAGEPGPAYIEVPTDVLRTRVAANLVPDDWLRPLTPRRLVPHPDRIRQAAEAIRTARRPLVISGRGARDAGTALVRFLDAADALYLDTQESRGLVPADHPSVVGAVRAAAMSEADLVITLGRKLDYQLGFGSPAVFPHARFIRIADTDGELLDNRRGDPELLASVDLALDALSEALGNDAGSRDGAWLDGLRAKHRARIEAGDKTPAPRTGKDGKIHPMAIFEVLKDVAEPNYIAVADGGDLLSFARVGLSASTYFDAGAFGCLGVGVPFAVAAALACPDRQVITVTGDGAYGINAMEIDTAVRHGAKIVVIVSNNAAWNIERYDQEYNYGGRVVGTVLRHSDYAAMARALGAHGERVENPDDLADAIRRGLANAPAVIDVVTSQDAVSSDARKGLGFVPDYQALTAWDDAERKRRGEA from the coding sequence ATGAGCGAGCAGCAGGACCTCAACCGCGACGAGGACAGCGTCGCCGCCTGGATCGCGGAAGCGCTGCAACGGCGCGGCGTCACCCGCGTCTTCGGCCTGCAGGGCGGGCATATCCAGCCGATCTGGGATCACCTCGGCCGGCGCGGCGTCGAGATCATCGACGTGCGCGACGAGGGCGCGGCCATCCACATGGCACAGGCCCATGCGGAGCTGACCGGCGGACTGGGCGTGGCGATGGCCACTGCCGGGCCCGGCGTCACCAATTGCGTGACCGGCATGGCCAATGCCTCGCTCGCCCGCACGCCGGTGCTGCTGATCGGCGGCTGCACCTCGCGGCCGCAGGCCAACATGGGCCCGCTGCAGGACATCCCGCATGTCGACATCCTGCGCCCGGTCACCCGCTACGCCCGCACCGCGCGCGTTGCCGACCAGGTGCTGCGCGAGCTGGACGAGGCGATGGCACGCGCCTTCGGCGCGGCCGGCGAGCCGGGACCGGCCTATATCGAGGTGCCGACCGACGTGCTGCGCACCCGCGTCGCCGCCAATCTGGTGCCGGACGACTGGCTGCGCCCGCTCACCCCGCGCCGGCTCGTGCCGCATCCCGACCGCATCAGGCAAGCCGCCGAGGCGATCCGCACGGCGCGGCGCCCGCTGGTGATCAGCGGCCGGGGCGCGCGCGATGCCGGCACGGCGCTGGTGCGCTTCCTCGATGCGGCCGACGCGCTCTATCTCGACACGCAAGAAAGCCGCGGCCTGGTGCCGGCCGACCATCCCTCGGTGGTGGGCGCGGTGCGCGCAGCGGCGATGAGCGAGGCCGACCTCGTCATCACGCTGGGGCGCAAGCTCGACTACCAGCTCGGCTTCGGCTCTCCGGCGGTCTTCCCGCACGCCCGCTTCATCCGCATCGCCGACACGGACGGCGAGCTGCTGGACAACCGGCGCGGCGATCCGGAGCTGCTCGCCTCGGTGGATCTGGCGCTCGATGCGCTGAGCGAGGCGCTCGGCAATGACGCGGGCAGCCGCGACGGCGCCTGGCTGGACGGCCTGCGCGCCAAGCACCGCGCCCGGATCGAGGCCGGGGACAAGACCCCGGCACCGCGCACCGGCAAGGACGGCAAGATCCATCCGATGGCGATCTTCGAGGTGCTGAAGGACGTGGCCGAGCCCAACTACATCGCCGTTGCCGACGGCGGCGACCTCCTGAGCTTCGCCCGCGTCGGGCTGTCCGCCTCGACCTATTTCGATGCCGGCGCCTTCGGGTGCCTGGGCGTCGGCGTGCCCTTCGCGGTCGCAGCCGCCCTTGCCTGCCCGGACCGGCAGGTGATCACCGTAACGGGCGACGGCGCCTACGGCATCAACGCCATGGAGATCGACACCGCCGTGCGGCACGGTGCGAAGATCGTCGTCATCGTCTCCAACAACGCGGCCTGGAACATTGAACGCTACGATCAGGAATACAATTACGGCGGCCGGGTGGTCGGCACGGTGCTGCGCCATTCCGACTATGCGGCGATGGCCCGCGCGCTCGGCGCCCATGGCGAGCGGGTGGAGAACCCGGACGACCTGGCGGACGCCATCCGCCGGGGGCTGGCCAACGCGCCGGCGGTGATCGACGTGGTGACGTCGCAGGACGCGGTCTCCTCCGACGCGCGCAAGGGCCTCGGCTTCGTGCCCGACTACCAGGCGCTGACTGCCTGGGACGATGCCGAGCGCAAGCGGCGCGGCGAGGCGTGA
- a CDS encoding class I adenylate-forming enzyme family protein, producing MHPMLTVGQMLSAQARLQPERIGARDLERAMTFRQWNERACRLANGLLGLGLAKGARVAVLAYNRVEWAEIYAALAKAGLVAVPINFRLTAPEALYICQDSGVSALIAEEALIGIAGEMREALSLEERRYIHIAPAGGGKTPAGWTGYEDLISAASADEPQAPAGIDDPWCLMYTSGTTGKPKGAIRGHRGMAMLALMTQIELSLKRGDDALLVMPMCHANSLNFFTSFLYIGAAVTVFSRQSFDPALCLRTIGETGVTFTSLVPTHFSLMLDVPPAQRGTAGFERVEKLMISSAPARAETKRQVMEMFPNSGLFELYGSTEAGWVTMLHPNEQFDHLGTVGREVVGSAPIRLLDENGNEVPDGEPGELFSCGPYAFDGYWNLPDKTAEALRGPYLSVGDMALRDTEGYIRLIDRKKNMIISGGENVYPSEVEAVLAGHPAISDVAVVGCPDDTWGERVAAAVVLRDPAVTPDEIIEWSRGKLAGYKRPRKIVVLDQADMPRTATGKILHRVLRDMLSGDGN from the coding sequence ATGCATCCCATGCTGACCGTCGGGCAGATGCTGAGCGCGCAGGCGCGGCTGCAGCCCGAGCGCATCGGTGCGCGCGACCTGGAACGCGCGATGACCTTTCGCCAATGGAACGAGCGGGCCTGCCGGCTGGCCAACGGCCTGCTGGGCCTCGGTCTTGCCAAGGGCGCGCGGGTCGCGGTGCTGGCCTACAACCGGGTGGAATGGGCGGAGATCTACGCTGCGCTCGCCAAGGCCGGCCTCGTCGCCGTGCCGATCAACTTCCGCCTGACCGCTCCCGAAGCGCTCTATATCTGCCAGGACAGCGGCGTCTCCGCGCTGATCGCCGAGGAGGCCTTGATCGGCATCGCCGGCGAGATGCGCGAGGCGCTGTCGCTGGAAGAGCGCCGCTACATCCACATCGCCCCGGCGGGCGGAGGCAAGACGCCGGCCGGCTGGACCGGTTATGAGGACCTGATCTCCGCGGCGTCCGCCGACGAGCCGCAGGCCCCGGCCGGAATCGACGATCCCTGGTGCCTGATGTACACGTCCGGCACCACCGGCAAGCCGAAAGGCGCGATCCGCGGCCATCGCGGCATGGCGATGCTGGCGCTGATGACGCAGATCGAGCTGAGCCTGAAGCGCGGCGACGACGCGCTGCTGGTCATGCCGATGTGCCATGCCAACTCGCTGAACTTCTTCACGTCCTTCCTCTATATCGGCGCGGCGGTGACCGTGTTCTCGCGCCAGAGCTTCGATCCGGCGCTGTGCCTGCGCACCATCGGCGAGACCGGCGTCACCTTCACCTCATTGGTGCCGACGCACTTCTCGCTGATGCTGGACGTGCCGCCGGCCCAGCGCGGCACCGCCGGCTTCGAGCGGGTGGAGAAGCTGATGATCTCCTCCGCCCCGGCGCGCGCCGAGACCAAGCGGCAGGTGATGGAGATGTTCCCCAATTCCGGGCTGTTCGAGCTCTACGGCTCGACCGAGGCCGGCTGGGTGACCATGCTGCACCCAAACGAGCAGTTCGACCATCTCGGCACGGTCGGCCGCGAGGTGGTCGGCTCCGCGCCGATCCGCCTGCTCGACGAGAACGGCAACGAGGTGCCGGACGGCGAACCGGGCGAGCTGTTCTCCTGCGGGCCTTATGCCTTCGACGGCTACTGGAACCTGCCGGACAAGACCGCCGAGGCGCTGCGCGGGCCTTACCTGTCGGTCGGCGACATGGCCTTGCGCGATACCGAGGGCTACATCCGCCTGATCGACCGCAAGAAGAACATGATCATTTCCGGCGGCGAGAACGTCTATCCGTCCGAGGTGGAGGCGGTGCTGGCCGGCCATCCGGCGATCAGCGACGTAGCCGTGGTCGGCTGCCCGGACGACACCTGGGGCGAGCGCGTCGCCGCCGCGGTGGTGCTGCGCGACCCGGCCGTCACTCCGGACGAGATCATCGAATGGTCGCGCGGCAAGCTCGCCGGCTACAAGCGCCCGCGCAAGATCGTGGTGCTGGACCAGGCCGACATGCCGCGCACGGCGACCGGCAAGATCCTGCACCGGGTGCTGCGCGACATGCTGAGCGGGGACGGAAACTGA
- a CDS encoding GntR family transcriptional regulator, producing the protein MNQIRTSPSLTQQVYDAIANEIFDGALPAGAHLVQEQLAERFGVSRQPIQQAMALLKADGMVAEIGRRGLHVTPLDLDLMRHHYDIRAVLDGLAARGAAERCRDDAATARDLAERGGKILKLGETAVRNGAVGDQVRHDAEFHGLIYEGSGNPLLDKAAEPHWRFLRRAMSDVLRHAQLPDEIWRQHAEILQAVTAGQPERAEELMMRHDLDAAGALETALRRRPDEAPESKKTP; encoded by the coding sequence ATGAACCAGATCCGCACCAGCCCGAGCCTGACCCAGCAGGTCTACGACGCGATCGCCAACGAGATCTTCGACGGCGCGCTGCCGGCCGGCGCGCATCTCGTCCAGGAGCAGCTCGCCGAGCGCTTCGGCGTGTCGCGCCAGCCGATCCAGCAGGCGATGGCGCTGCTGAAGGCCGACGGCATGGTAGCCGAGATCGGCCGGCGCGGGCTGCACGTCACCCCGCTCGATCTCGACCTGATGCGCCACCACTACGACATCCGCGCCGTGCTGGACGGGCTGGCCGCGCGCGGCGCCGCAGAGCGCTGCCGGGACGATGCGGCAACGGCGCGCGATCTTGCGGAGCGCGGCGGCAAGATCCTGAAGCTCGGCGAGACGGCGGTGCGAAATGGGGCTGTGGGAGACCAGGTGCGCCATGACGCCGAATTTCACGGGCTGATATACGAGGGCTCGGGCAATCCGCTGCTCGACAAGGCGGCGGAGCCGCATTGGCGCTTCCTGCGCAGGGCGATGAGCGACGTGCTGCGCCACGCGCAGCTGCCGGACGAGATCTGGCGCCAGCACGCGGAAATTCTCCAGGCCGTGACTGCGGGCCAGCCCGAGCGGGCGGAAGAGCTGATGATGCGGCACGACCTCGATGCGGCCGGCGCGCTGGAAACGGCGCTGCGCAGACGGCCGGACGAGGCGCCGGAGAGCAAGAAGACGCCGTAG